Genomic DNA from Coffea arabica cultivar ET-39 chromosome 7e, Coffea Arabica ET-39 HiFi, whole genome shotgun sequence:
GAGTGGGTTTACAGTTCTAGGGAGCATAGACACTTTAGAAGCAGGTAAGGTTTCTGCTTTGTTTTGCTCTGCGTTTGGCTATATTTTAGCCATACTAAAATTTTTTGTATACGAATAGTTTTGGCAAGTTTTTAATTGTGTATGCCACTGATACTTTATTTAAGTGTTGATCCTTTTTGGCTGAAGGAAGAAATTTACatttgattttcttgtttttgaagGTTTGTATATACAAAGTTGTTAGCTATTCTTGGGAAGGCCAGGAGACCTCATGAAGTTCTTCGAATATTCAATTTCATGCGAGTAATGATATTTGTTTTCTAATTCGTGTGATTTGAATTTTGATAAAGTACTCTTTTGCAATCTAGTTGGATAGAATCTaacttcatttctaccaaagaAGTAAAAAGTAACTTCATTTTGTGTTTAGGGGGATGGACATATATATCCTGACATGCCTGCCTACCATAGTGTTGCTGTTGCACTGGGCCAAGCTGGCCTTTTGAAGGAACTGCTGAAAGTAATTGAATGCATGAAGGAAAAACCGAAGATAATTAAAAATAGGAAGTCTAGGAATTGGAATCCTGAGCTTCAACCGGATGTCATCATATTCAATGCCGTAAGGGACAAACTAGATTTATGACAGATATGTAATAATCCAACAATGTACTTCATTGAGCATTTTCCCCATTTCACCAGGTTCTGAATGCATGTGTTCCATCCCGTCAGTGGAAGGGAGTATCTTGGGTGTTTCAGCAGTTGAGAAAGAGTGGTCTTAGACCTAATGGAGCAACCTATGGCCTCTCCATGGAGGtaatcttatttttatttttatttttcgatTTATCATGGTAAAACAAAAGATAAGTGTGTAATTATGGTACAATATTGATTTTTATCTTAATAAAGATTGACCAGATCTTTCTATGCGGTTAAGTTATGATGTCAGTAATTGACTGGTAAACTCAAATCCATGTCTTTATCAATTAGTCCTTTGCAAGTATTTTAATAGTGTTTCTCTTGTTTGCTGTTTGCTCTTTTTCTTACTGGTGTTGAATAGGGGATGTTTCTCTTCGAAGAGATTGTTCGAAGCAATTCCACTTAAGTTGTTGCCCTCAGCATCTAGTTCAATCATGTGCATCTAGAAAGAGTAGGGTGACATCTTTCTCGTAGAAACTTTGTGTTATTTGTAGTTTCCATACTATTTGGCTTCTATTAACCCATACTCTGCTTATATGCCATTACTGAATTTTCTGGATTGTACCTATGCATCTGCATCTATGTACTAAGTTAGGATCATTTAGTACCCTTCCTCGCAAAGCAATGATATTTggacaaaattttgttttacttgACTGATTTTGTTTGTCCTCAAGTTATACTTGTATTCAAGCCTTACAGGACGTGCTTCTTAAAAGGTAATGCTGCAATCTGGAAAGTATGATCTTGTCTACGAATTCTTTGGGAAAATGAAGAGAAGTGGAGAAGATCTGAAAGCCCTTACTTACAAAGGTACTATGGTGTAGCCCTAGCTGTTCACATTGTCTGCTGTGGTGTTTAACTGTTATGTTATCTGCTACTTTTAGTTCTTGTGAAAGCCTTCTGGGCAGAAGGCAAAGTCAGTGAAGCTATCCAGGCAGTCAGAGAGATGGAAGACAGGGGAATTATTGGGACGGCCTGTGTGTATTATGAGCTTGCTCGTTGCCTTTGCTTCCATGGCAGGTGTCAAGAAGCTATAATGGAGGTTGGTTTTACTGTAATTAAGATTTTTGCTATGGTCCACTAATTAGGGGTGCAATTTGACAATATGTTTGTTGACTACCTGAGATTGCTGTCTGGAAGTTCAAGCTAGATGTTGTAGTAGGAGGAAGTGGAAGTGGGATTTTACCTGTTACAAGGGTcctttgaattttgattttgacAGGAGGACAGCTTCCATAATAACCTTTTAAAGTCTTGTGACTAATAGATGTAAAGTCCCATCTTAGCTTATCTTGATGGTTGATCAGTGAAATTTGTTTGTTTATGTTGCATCAGGTTGAGAAACTAAAGAATGTTCATCGGACTAGACCCGTGGAGGTTACCTTTACCGGCATGATTTTGGCTGCCATGGATGGTGGGAATTTAAATGGTTGTTTAGCTATCTTTGAACATTGTAAAAGATGCTGTAGCTCTGACATTGGAGTCATTAATGCTATGTTGAAAGTATATGGGCTAAATGATATGTTTCTTGAAGCTAGAGAACTATTTGAAGAAATTAGGAGAGATTATCCGGGTTCTGGGATTTTTCAGAATTGTTGGGCATCTTCTCTTAGCCCTGATATTTACACATTCAGCTTAATGCTAGAGGTATCTGCGAGTGCAATGCAGTGGGAGTACTTTGAGTATGTATACAAAGAAATGACCCTTGGTGGACATAAGCttcatcaaaataaacatgCATCCATGCTAGTGGAAGCATCCAGAGCTGGAAAGGTAAACTATGGAGGTGTCACCTTTTGTATTGACAATTCTCCTTTGAATGTCATCATTGGTACTAGGAGTTCAAAATTTGCCTTTGGACCAAATATATTTAGTTTGTTGGTTCGGTATTATATTTTCATAATGTTAATAACCAATGTGGTTTCTCCAGGTGACTCTAAATTCTTTAGCCATTTTATATGATACATTTAGTTCTGCATGATTAGAAGGATGTGAAGTTTAGTTGGTCACTACAAATGCTTTCTGCGATAAATTTGCTGTTATAAACGTATTGAATGACCCCAAGATGACAATTACAAGATGAGCTCATTCCTGTTAGAACTaagtttgatatttggttgttAAGCTTTCTATGCTCTTTTGTCGGATGCAGTGGCACTTACTGGAGCATGCATTTAACACAGTTTTGGAGGATGGTGAAGTACCGCATCCTACATTCTTTACTGAAATGGTATGCCAAGCTGTTATCCAACATGATCATGAAAGAGCTGCCACACTAGTTAACACAATGGCTCATGCTCCATTTCAAGTTAGTGAAAAACAATGGATTGAGTTgtttgaagaaaatgaagacCGAATTAGCAGGGCTAGTTTGAGGGAGTTATCAGATGCTTTGTGTAGTCATCATCTAGCAAACGAGGCCACAGTTCTTAACTTTACTCGAGCATTGCAGTTCCTCTGTGGTCCTTCAAGCTTGAGTAGCTCATTGGATTTAATATCTTCTGGCAACAATTTGACGGGTTTATTACCTCCAGATGGTTGTGATCAGTTATCTGACGGCACTGGAAGTATAAATCCCAATATAGCTGGTGTGAATCCACCCAAGAGTCTCCAAGTTAACAGAAATGACAGAAGCAGTTTCGATGGGTTGTCCAGTTACAATAACGGAGGGAATGTTAGTGCTAGTCCACACATAATGCTTGAGCATTCTGGCAATCCTTTTGCGTCTACAGATTTTGGTCTTACTTACTGGGAGAGCAACTCAAGTGACATCAAATGCAACGATCTAGGGGCCTGTGGTGATGATGATGACCTGGAATTTGAGGTGTCAGCCAGTGGACATAGCGATTCCCGTGGATCCAATGTACCTTCAGCCGATGAGATTCTGAAAAGCTGGAAGGAAATGAGACAAACTGATGGCAACTTCTTTTCCCTCCCAGTTGTCCAGAACCAAATTGAGATGCATTAAGCTATAGAGCTTCTTCTGAAGAACTTCTTGGCAGTTGAGTCGGGCATTGGTATACATACATTCATTTAAATTAGGTGTACTTGAGTCAAAGCATCATGTGTATCTGGTGTTATGTTCTATTTTGTTTTTCGATGATACACTTTGGGTGGCAAGATTTTCAATGATATACTTGCAATTCCCACAAATTACTTGTGCATAATGAAGTCCCTTGTTATGTTTCATTTCATTAGGTTGACTTTCGCGAGTTCATCGATGCAAACGTACGTGAGTTAAAAAAGTGACTAAATACATAAAATGTGAGGCTACAGATTACATTTATAATACAAGTAAAATATTACTACTATGAATAATTTTGCTATCCCAACATAAAATTGTTGCGCAGTATGGCAGTGACTGAAGTGAACGGGTATTGTACTAGTTTTGGGATCATGTCAAAGCAAGTTTTCTCGTACTATTAATGAATATGTTTCTACTTATCCGTCCAAACGACATCGTTAAAACGGTTGAAATGACAAAACTGTCCTTTTCCAGCTACGACTTAGAACCCTAGGGGAGGGGAGGGCTGTTGGAACCAGTGAACATCTCTACTGCTGGTTCAGTATCCCCATCGTCAAAGTCGCTCTCAGCAGATGCTGGTTTATATGATTATATTAGTAATTTAGTAGTTACAATATTTAGGATTAATTATATTGGAAAAATGTGAGCAAGTGATTGgagtaaaatttgattttttataatagtaaaattgaagaaaatttaaaaGATAACAAAAAGTCGTGTTTTAGTCATTCCCAGAGCATTCTCGAAGCTAAAAATCATTCCTTGGGTTCCAAACAAGGCCGCAGTTACAAATCACTACTAGCTGCCAAACATAAATTTAGAACCAACCATATTGGTGAGCATAATTTTCAGTTGCTCTTTGGGGCGAAcataaaatgcaatgcaaaacaTATATAAGTTCCCAAAAGTTTTCACTAATTCTCCCTTTGTCGCCCTCACTGCTCTTGCGTATCATTTTGATCTGATACACCAAAAAATTAACTGAATCCCTCCACCGGCCACATAGGAACCTCCGGCATCGGAAAAATGGCGGGCTCTCTTCTACGCCTCGCGAGCCGATCTCGTCAAGCCTATCCATCTTTCCGGACCCCACTGTCGAGACCATTCGCCTCAGACGCATTGGTGGAGACCAAACCTGGAGAAATCGGCGTGGTCTCCGGCATCCCCGAAGAACATCTTCGCAGACGGGTATACTCTTTTCTGTTAacgtgtttttttttctccaattaTTTTT
This window encodes:
- the LOC113702257 gene encoding pentatricopeptide repeat-containing protein At5g67570, chloroplastic-like, with the translated sequence MEASTGPPPLPAPPPEQKTEKIRQKLLQEGVAPTPKIIHTIRKKELQKLNRRLAKQAAKQPLPVLTDSRQQLLAEESHFKTIKSEYKNFRNAISGAKKMVGRPWERLETLKLRELASENKEYGGDKLKTEHLIELSDIMESEKEKFHWLLDDDIEVEKDWLDKERSTWVPPKHCRSEAETIDIFLERLDGSEPRVKDWKFSKIMKLSGLQFTEKQMLKVVEGLGERGKWRHALSVVEWVYSSREHRHFRSRFVYTKLLAILGKARRPHEVLRIFNFMRGDGHIYPDMPAYHSVAVALGQAGLLKELLKVIECMKEKPKIIKNRKSRNWNPELQPDVIIFNAVLNACVPSRQWKGVSWVFQQLRKSGLRPNGATYGLSMEVMLQSGKYDLVYEFFGKMKRSGEDLKALTYKVLVKAFWAEGKVSEAIQAVREMEDRGIIGTACVYYELARCLCFHGRCQEAIMEVEKLKNVHRTRPVEVTFTGMILAAMDGGNLNGCLAIFEHCKRCCSSDIGVINAMLKVYGLNDMFLEARELFEEIRRDYPGSGIFQNCWASSLSPDIYTFSLMLEVSASAMQWEYFEYVYKEMTLGGHKLHQNKHASMLVEASRAGKWHLLEHAFNTVLEDGEVPHPTFFTEMVCQAVIQHDHERAATLVNTMAHAPFQVSEKQWIELFEENEDRISRASLRELSDALCSHHLANEATVLNFTRALQFLCGPSSLSSSLDLISSGNNLTGLLPPDGCDQLSDGTGSINPNIAGVNPPKSLQVNRNDRSSFDGLSSYNNGGNVSASPHIMLEHSGNPFASTDFGLTYWESNSSDIKCNDLGACGDDDDLEFEVSASGHSDSRGSNVPSADEILKSWKEMRQTDGNFFSLPVVQNQIEMH